A region of Anolis carolinensis isolate JA03-04 unplaced genomic scaffold, rAnoCar3.1.pri scaffold_7, whole genome shotgun sequence DNA encodes the following proteins:
- the evi2b gene encoding protein EVI2B has protein sequence MMTTMSTNPTILMFFCGQIWWNPIFAETKGAANSSTSTSSPSLIPSVTATEADTIFTTQMHSSQTRTLGGSTKNNRPLSTAKPQKPITEGPKSHNEHVLTAVVIGVTLIIMIAVIVGIFLWKRWRKAASPLPHWAGRSPFADGDVPEVAPDKEVANGLKRVSVLSLLPWKFNKETQLLENADGPLSESRQDLDTASRCDTEESGPTATGNSVSSTSEQTAVSEEPSDMVDVPLQAYSPEPLNLPPPPNWLGGLNGDLGPTQPESLSLEPYAEIHRPMPLDATYQTPSEALLLPPPPDELLSN, from the coding sequence ATGATGACAACAATGAGCACCAATCCCACTATCCTCATGTTCTTCTGTGGGCAAATATGGTGGAACCCCATCTTTGCAGAGACAAAGGGGGCTGCAAACTCCTCCACTTccacttcctctccctctctGATTCCATCAGTCACAGCAACAGAAGCCGACACGATTTTCACCACCCAAATGCATTCCTCCCAAACAAGAACACTGGGAGGTTCCACCAAAAACAACAGGCCATTGTCCACGGCGAAGCCCCAGAAGCCCATAACGGAGGGGCCCAAATCTCACAACGAACATGTATTAACAGCAGTCGTAATTGGGGTCACCCTGATTATCATGATTGCCGTTATTGTCGGCATCTTCCTATGGAAGCGATGGAGGAAGGCCGCTTCGCCGCTTCCACACTGGGCTGGTCGCTCCCCCTTTGCGGATGGAGACGTGCCAGAAGTCGCGCCGGACAAAGAAGTGGCCAATGGCCTGAAGCGGGTGTCTGTCCTCTCTCTCCTGCCATGGAAGTTTAACAAGGAGACACAGCTACTGGAAAACGCAGATGGGCCCTTGTCTGAATCGAGGCAGGATCTGGACACTGCATCTAGATGTGACACTGAGGAGTCTGGTCCTACAGCAACAGGGAACTCGGTCTCGTCAACAAGCGAACAAACGGCGGTCTCTGAAGAACCAAGCGACATGGTTGACGTTCCACTTCAAGCTTACAGCCCTGAGCCTCTTAACCTGCCTCCTCCACCCAACTGGCTTGGTGGCCTCAATGGGGACCTCGGTCCCACTCAACCAGAGTCCCTTTCACTTGAGCCATATGCTGAGATCCACCGCCCGATGCCTCTCGATGCCACCTATCAAACGCCAAGCGAAGCACTACTGCTGCCTCCACCACCAGACGAACTCTTATCAAACTGA